Part of the Chloroflexota bacterium genome is shown below.
CGACGGGTACGTGTTCACCCTCCCCATTCGCCAGATCACCGGCATGCTCTCGCGGTTTGAGGCTCTCGAAATTCCCGTTCGCCGCGTAAAGGCCTTCGGTCCGTTGAGTTGCACGGTCATCACGGTCGAGCAGCAGCACGCGGACGACGTTCCGCGCCTCATGGATGCGCTGGACCGCATGCACGGACCAAGCCGTTTGTTCCTCATCGTCGACGACGACGTTGATATCGAAGACCCCTGGCAGGTCCTCTGGGCCGTTTCGACTCGTTTTGACCCGAACGAGGCGAGAACAAGCGTTGTGGAGAGCGATTGGCTCCTCGATCCGCTTCGATCCATGGCAGATCGGGTGAGCCGGCGACCGCTACCCTACAAGCGGATGATCATCAACGGCTGCCGACCGTTTGCGCAGTTGAAGGAGTTTCCACCGGTCAACCGGTTCAGCCCGGGCCGGCGAAACGCGGCGTGGACGAAGTGGCGCATGGGCGAGTGGCTGTCACCACCCCATATGTAACGGCGGAGCGCGGGGAAGAATCCAGGGCACCGTTGCGCATCGTCCGCAGTAGACGGCCGCTTGACCTCCATTGCACATTACTCGCATCTTTGAGGATTCTTAGCCACTTCTTAAAATGTGCGGATTTGTAATGCAGCTTTATGGAAACGTAATGTAAGATATCGAGTAACGTTCGGGAAATGGCGAAAAAGGGCAAGGAAGCGAGAAACTTCAGTCCACTCGGAGAGTGGATCCGCACTGGACGATGGAGGATACGCGATGGCAGTGAGCGACCTGTACGGCGCATGTGATCGATGTGCCGACGTTCCCGCCGTGTTAATCGACGCCTGGCGAACCGCCATTCGCGAGGCCGGCATCAGGTCGGCCCTCCACGGCGGTCCTCGCTCCTTTCTGCCCCCAACGGGGCTGACGCCGAGCGAGCGCCGTCTGCTCACCGCGCTTCGCCTCGCCGCCCCGACGCCGGTCACACAGCGCGGCCTCCTCGAAGCCATCGACGGCGGCCGCAGCGGTGAGAACAGCATCCGGTCCCACGTCCAGCGGCTGAGAAGAAAAGTCGAGCCGCTCGGCTATGAGATCCGAAACGTGCGCGGGCGCGGCTACTGTCTCGCGGGCTGGCCGCAGACGCCGTAGCCTCGGCACCGCATATCACTACTGGCGCGCACCGGGTGGCGGCCGCATCTCGCTCTGCGCCTTACACGCCACCCGGATTGGTGCCGGCAATAACCTCGCGGTGCAGCGCACTCGCTTCGAACCACGATTCGCCCGCGGGGACCATCACGGCGGCGCCGCGCACACGGTAGAGCGAGCCGTCCATCGCGGATTCCGGAGCGATACCCTGATCGCGAAGGGCGAGCGCCGCGGATAGAAGCCGCTGCCGAACGCGGATGACCCCCAAGTCCGAGGTCCCGAGGTGCTCGTGGGTCCGATCGCAGATCGGGCCCATCGTCTCCTGGACGGCGGCGTCCTGGGCCCAGAACTCGGGAATCCCCGAGAAGAACGTGCTCCGCTGGAGGGCTCGGTCCAGGAGAAAATCGTTTTCCATGCCGGCCCTCGGCCGCCATGCGCCAAACGGCTGGCTCGTCGGCGGGAGGAACTTGCCCTCTCCGACGTAGCCTGCCCCAGAGCCGGCTTTCATCCGACCGATCTCCTCATCGGTCAGGGGGCGCAGCGGGTGGAACGTGACCGAGAAGAGCACGCTCGTCTCGTCATCGATGGGCACCCAGGCGCGCGTGTGGCGAATCGGGTTCTCACCGTACGGGCCGGTCATGGACCAGAAGGGCATCAGAAACTGCGTGATGCGCCAGTAGCGCAGCGACTCATCCGCCACACGCCCCGCGCCGATCACCACGCCGTAGGGCGTATCCATCACTTCGAATCGCGGATGCGTGTCGCGGGTCCGAATCAGGTCCACCTGGCCGCGTCCGTTGCCACCGTCGAAGCGCCGGTGCACGAACGAGACGTGGCTCTGATCGATCTCGCCCTCCAGCGCCTGTAGCCAGTTGCAGTGCTGGACGCGCTTGGCCTGGTAGCGGCGCTCCGGCGGAACGGTCATCCACTCGAGATCGGGGAGGGGTGGCGCCGGCCGCCCCGGCCCCATGTAGACCCATACAGCGCCACCGACCTCGCGAGACGCGTAAGACGTCACCCGGACCTTGTCCTTGAAGTTGCTTTCGGGCGGCTCGTTCGGCATGTCCACGCATCGGCCATGGACGTCGAATTTCCATCCGTGATACACGCAACGGAGACCCGCCGCCTCGTTCCGGCCGAAGAATAGCGATGCGCCGCGATGGGGACAGTGAACACCGAGGATGCCTACGAGCCCATTGGAGTCACGAAAGGCGATCAGGTCCTCGCCCAGCAAGCGCAGGCGGAGCGGGGGCCCATCCCGCTCCGGCAGCTCGGAGGAGAGGAGCCCGGGCAGCCAGTAACGCCGCATCAGCTCGCCCATGGGAGTGCCCGGGCCTACGCGCGATACGGCTTCGTTTTCTTCTTGACTGAGCATCGAGTCCTCCTCAAGGGGATACGGCCGATTTGAGCAGCTCTTCGCCGTACGGGTCCGGCTCGATGATGCGCGGGCTGTCGTTGCGGACGTCGTTGACGAGACGCGAGATCGGATACGCGTACAGCGCGTCATCGGCGCACGGGACAAGAAGGCGCTGAAGCTCCCCGATGTCAGCCAGCGTTGGATCGAGCCAGGGGCGTAGCGCGTCATCGTCCAGAATGACGGGCATTCGGTCGTGAATGGGCGCCATCGCTTCATTTGCCGTCGTCGTAATGATGGTGCAGGTGTGGACCGGCTCCGTGGTCTCCGGGCTCCGCCACGACGACCACAAGCCGGCGAAGCTCATGGGAAAGCCATCGTTCCGCTGGATCGCGTGGGGAACCTTGACTTTCCCCGCGCGCCGCCACTCGTAGAACCTGCTGGCCGGAACGATGCACCGACGATGAGCGAACGAGTCCCGAAAGGCTGGTAGCGTCGCGACGGTCTCCGCGCGCGCGTTGATCAGGCGATTGCCGATCGACGCGTCCTTCGCCCAGAAGGGGATTAGGCCCCAGCGGTGGTGCGTGAGAGACCGGACGCCGTCGCGCTCTACGATGACCGGGACGTCCTGTGAGGGCGCGACGTTATATCGAGGCCCTGGGTCAATGGCATCGACCACCGCCTGGTAGCGCAACGCGAGCTGAACATATTCGGGCTCGACTCCGTAGCGGCCGCACATCTCCGTCCTCCCAAGGCCAGAGAGAATGTACGCGGAGCCGGACGTCCTCTGCAATCCGAGCGACGCCGTCGGCGCTTTGCGCGAATCCGCGTCTACACGCCGGATGCGCGGCGATCGGTCTTGACCCGCGCGCGGCGCTACGCGTCCGTGGAGCCGGAGCGATGCTCGCGATGCGTGAACGGCGGCTCGCTGGGAGTGAGCCCCGTCATCGATCCGACGAAACAGCCGAACGCACCGCCCAGGATCACCCCGAGGGCGAGAATCGCCAGCGGCGGCGTTCCCATGAGCTGCCCCCCGGGACCGGCAACGTCCGCCAGCGCGACGACCGCGCTGATGATCAGACCCACGCATGCGCCGATCACGATCCCTCGCGCCATGGCGCGCTCCAGACGGTCGGACGCCAAGCGACTGTCGCGCTCCCAGGAGTGAGGAAATTGATCGGCCGGCAGCCCCCCGAGCGGTCCATAGAGCGCCCCAAGGGTAATGCCGTACGCCAGGTGAAGGACGAGGTTCCCCAAAGCGGGCAGGGGTCCAGCTCCGAGTGCCGCGCCGGCGACGCCGCCGCCGACAACGGGGAGGAACACGAGGAGCGATAGCGCCCAGGGCAAGAGCGAAAACTCAAGCCCCTTGCGCCAGCTCGGCCCGCTCAATTTCCGCTCGACCACGCCAGCGTACACCAGCGCCCAGACGACGCCGACGACGACGTGAATGATCCCGGCGAGATACAGGCTGCTCGAAGCGAGATCCAGCACGCGGTTCGTGCTGAGCGCGTCGCACCATTGTCGAACCACCCCGAGCAAGCCAGACGAGACGGGGATCCCCGCGATCAGCCGGGCGATACCGAATGCGCTGAAGAAGATCACCGACATCACGATGCTTGCCATGAATCCGGAGATGATGGCCCGCGCAACCCAAATGAGGTGAGACGGCCTGTAACCCGCGGCGCGCTCCTCGCGCGTTGGCGCGCCCACGTCACCGCGGTGGCGCTCCACCCGCGCGCGCGGGGCGCGGTACAGCTCGAGGTCGAGCATGTGCGACGGGTCATGGTAGTAGACTCGTTCGTCAGTGAGGTCCGGCTCTCGTTCCATTCGTTCGAGGGCATTTCGTACGGCATCCTGGGCGTGGGCGCACATGGCCGGCCAAATCTGTCCGCCCGCCACGACGAATGTGTCGCCGATCGCCGGGACGTTCCCGATCTGACATGTGCCCTCGACTCGAGCCACTTTTCCCCACGCGGCGATCTCGCCCGGGACACCGCGCTCGATGGCCGTCTGGATGGTGCTATCGCC
Proteins encoded:
- a CDS encoding DUF6789 family protein, with the protein product MVSHMRTRHSIAERIEAVILVILIALCVLTLLATIFLGPGLLPIVFVLGLGAFAIERLAQRSEGDSTIQTAIERGVPGEIAAWGKVARVEGTCQIGNVPAIGDTFVVAGGQIWPAMCAHAQDAVRNALERMEREPDLTDERVYYHDPSHMLDLELYRAPRARVERHRGDVGAPTREERAAGYRPSHLIWVARAIISGFMASIVMSVIFFSAFGIARLIAGIPVSSGLLGVVRQWCDALSTNRVLDLASSSLYLAGIIHVVVGVVWALVYAGVVERKLSGPSWRKGLEFSLLPWALSLLVFLPVVGGGVAGAALGAGPLPALGNLVLHLAYGITLGALYGPLGGLPADQFPHSWERDSRLASDRLERAMARGIVIGACVGLIISAVVALADVAGPGGQLMGTPPLAILALGVILGGAFGCFVGSMTGLTPSEPPFTHREHRSGSTDA
- a CDS encoding Rieske 2Fe-2S domain-containing protein; protein product: MLSQEENEAVSRVGPGTPMGELMRRYWLPGLLSSELPERDGPPLRLRLLGEDLIAFRDSNGLVGILGVHCPHRGASLFFGRNEAAGLRCVYHGWKFDVHGRCVDMPNEPPESNFKDKVRVTSYASREVGGAVWVYMGPGRPAPPLPDLEWMTVPPERRYQAKRVQHCNWLQALEGEIDQSHVSFVHRRFDGGNGRGQVDLIRTRDTHPRFEVMDTPYGVVIGAGRVADESLRYWRITQFLMPFWSMTGPYGENPIRHTRAWVPIDDETSVLFSVTFHPLRPLTDEEIGRMKAGSGAGYVGEGKFLPPTSQPFGAWRPRAGMENDFLLDRALQRSTFFSGIPEFWAQDAAVQETMGPICDRTHEHLGTSDLGVIRVRQRLLSAALALRDQGIAPESAMDGSLYRVRGAAVMVPAGESWFEASALHREVIAGTNPGGV
- a CDS encoding SOS response-associated peptidase, with translation MCGRYGVEPEYVQLALRYQAVVDAIDPGPRYNVAPSQDVPVIVERDGVRSLTHHRWGLIPFWAKDASIGNRLINARAETVATLPAFRDSFAHRRCIVPASRFYEWRRAGKVKVPHAIQRNDGFPMSFAGLWSSWRSPETTEPVHTCTIITTTANEAMAPIHDRMPVILDDDALRPWLDPTLADIGELQRLLVPCADDALYAYPISRLVNDVRNDSPRIIEPDPYGEELLKSAVSP
- a CDS encoding helix-turn-helix domain-containing protein — translated: MAVSDLYGACDRCADVPAVLIDAWRTAIREAGIRSALHGGPRSFLPPTGLTPSERRLLTALRLAAPTPVTQRGLLEAIDGGRSGENSIRSHVQRLRRKVEPLGYEIRNVRGRGYCLAGWPQTP